Proteins encoded by one window of Pempheris klunzingeri isolate RE-2024b chromosome 14, fPemKlu1.hap1, whole genome shotgun sequence:
- the taf1 gene encoding transcription initiation factor TFIID subunit 1 isoform X4, with protein sequence MSDSDSDEDQDRPFSLTGFLFGNINEDGQLEDDSVLDNESKKHLAGLGTLGLGSLITEITANEDEDQEESRDSGSVDAQGWVKSTEDAVDYSDISEVAEDETKKYRQAMGTLQPSRRTDDEDDYDADCEDIDSKLMPPPPPPSLPTSAKKDEPSSQTTNAGEEGDGIILPSIIAPSSTADKVDFSSSSDSESETDRPCQGLGAGGPPDRLTLPLAGIMQKDAAKALPGVTELFPEFRPGKVLRFLRLFGPGKNMPSVWRSARRKKKRKHRDPQPGTPPPEGEATEQGLEKKSGWIYEYAAPPPPEQCLSDDEITMMAPVESKFSQTCGDGDKEAESRPKVAEWRYGPAQLWYDMLGISEDGSNFNYGFKLRDLLSSEPQKQDTTKELTETPAHEFLSRDNDNNNDDDDDEDDDNEDGKKDRPALENELFLMVTQLQWEDDIIWNGEEVKHKGTKTQRASLAGWLPSSMTRNANAYNAQQGLTRSNSQLVPPTPPPMPKASSISGSKREKNSHDNQASQEEDSPWFSIFPIDSEELVYGRWEDNIIWDDQEMDRMLMPPVLTLDPNDENIILEIPNEKEEMTSHSPSKENKKETAIKKSRILLGKTGVIKDEPQQNMSQPEMKDPWNLSNDEFYYPKQQGLRGTFGGNIIQHSIPALELRQPFFPTHMGPMKLRQFHRSALKKYSFGALAQPGPHAVQPLLKHIKKKAKMREQERQASGGGDMFFMRTPQDLTGKDGDLILAEYSEEYPPLIMQVGMATKIKNYYKRKPGKDPGAPDCKYGETVYCHTSPFLGSLHPGQLLQAFENNLFRAPIYLHKMPETDFLVLRTRHGYYIRELVDIIVVGQECPLFEVPGPNSKRANTHIRDFLQVFIYRLFWKSKDRPRRIRMEDIKKAFPSHSESSIRKRLKLCADFKRTGMDSNWWVLKPDFRLPTEEEIRAMVSPEQCCAYYSMLVAEQRLKDAGYGEKSFFAPEEENEEDFQMKIDDEVRTAPWNTTRAFISAMKGKCLLEVTGVADPTGCGEGFSYVKVPNKPTQQKDDKEPQPAKKTVTGTDADLRRLSLKNAKQLLRKFGVPEEEIKKLSRWEVIDVVRTMSTEQARSGEGPMSKFARGSRFSVAEHQERYKEECQRIFDLQNKVLESTEVLSTDTDSSSAEDSDFEEMGKNIENMLQNKKTSSQLSREREEQERKELQRMLMGEESDRDNKGRKGRKGLSSSLSTSSHKDDDTSSVTSLNSSATGRRLKIYRTFRDEDGKEYVRCETVRKAAVIDAYTRIRTTKDDEFIRKFALFDEQHREEMRKERRRIQEQLRRLKRNQEKDKIKGPPEKKAKKVKERPDLKLKCGACGAIGHMRTNKFCPLYYQTNAPPSNPVAMTEEQEEELEKTVIHNDNEELIKVEGTKIVLGKQLIESADEVRRKSLVLKFPKQQLPPKKKRRVGSAVHCDYLNKPHKAIHRRRTDPMVTLSSVLESIINDMRDHPNTYPFHTPVNAKVVKDYYKIITRPMDLQTLRENVRKRLYPSREEFREAVEVIFKNSATYNGAKHPITQVAQSMLDLCDAKLKEKEDRLVRLEKAINPLLDDDDQVAFSFILDNIVTQKMMVVPDSWPFHHPVNKKFVPDYYKVIINPMDLESIRKNISKHKYQNRDAFLSDVSLIHTNSIKYNGPDSPYTKTALDIVNVCKQTLSEYDEHLTQLEKDISTAKEAALDAADLECLDPMTPGPYTPQPADLFDSGASGSLPRETSSLFSEGPLVVAPEKRGGQGHRHSRRPGEEESDVDIEGFEEEDDGKPKTPAPAEDADGDLEDEDDEEDMLLPPRRRVHDQDEEEEDDDEEDGRSNRPAQASVLYQDLLMSDGEDDASEEEGDNPFSSIQLSESGSDSDRELDVRPAPPRRTQETARMGMEQDESMMSYEGDGPDEPHMEDSNVSYGSYEETESRSQMQHSSMGNGEDYGISEEEEEDEEDEARRRGPAVLSQVQLSEDEESEEFRSIGGDSDIDSDN encoded by the exons ATGTCGGACTCAGACAGTGATGAGGACCAAGACCGCCCTTTTTCTCTAACTGGCTTCCTCTTTGGAAACATCAACGAAGATGGACAGCTGGAGGACGACAGTGTTCTGGACAAT GAGTCCAAGAAGCATTTGGCTGGATTGGGTACTCTGGGTCTGGGCTCACTCATTACAGAGATCACTGCAAACGAGGACGAGGATCAAGAGGAAAGCAGAGACTCTGGTAGTGTGGATGCTCAAG GTTGGGTGAAAAGCACTGAAGATGCAGTCGATTATTCTGACATCAGTGAGGTTGCTGAGGACGAGACAAAGAAGTACCGTCAGGCCATGGGCACTTTGCAGCCCAGCAGGAGAACAG ATGATGAGGATGACTATGATGCCGACTGTGAAGATATTGATTCTAAGCTTAtgcctcctccaccaccaccaagTCTACCTACATCTGCTAAGAAAGACGAACCGTCCTCTCAGACCACAAATG CTGGGGAAGAGGGTGATGGCATCATCTTGCCCTCCATTATCGCGCCATCCTCTACAGCTGATAAAGTTGacttcagcagctcctctgactcTGAGTCAGAAACTGACCGTCCCTGCCAGGGTTTGGGGGCTGGAGGCCCTCCAGATAGACTCACCCTCCCACTTGCTGGCATCATGCAGAAGGATGCTGCCAAAGCTCTGCCAGGTGTCACAGAGCTCTTCCCAGAGTTTAGGCCTGGAAAG GTGCTGAGGTTCTTACGGCTGTTTGGTCCCGGAAAAAACATGCCATCAGTTTGGAGGAGTGCCCGCAGGAAGAAGAAGCGGAAGCATCGAGACCCTCAGCCTGGAACACCACCTCCAGAAGGAGAGGCCACAGAGCAAGGCCTGGAGAAGAAGTCCGGATGGATATATGAGTATGCAGCCCCTCCACCCCCAGAGCAGTGTCTTTCTGACGATGAG ATAACCATGATGGCTCCAGTAGAATCCAAGTTCTCACAAACTTGTGGTGATGGAGACAAGGAGGCAGAGTCTCGGCCTAAAGTAGCAGAATGGAGATACGGTCCAGCCCAGCTCTGGTACGACATGCTAGGCATATCTGAGGATGGAAGCAACTTCAACTACGGGTTTAAGCTGAGAGACTTACTGTCAAGTGAGCCTCAGAAGCAGGACACGACGAAAGAGCTTACAGAGACGCCTGCACATGAG TTTCTGAGCCGagacaatgacaacaacaacgatgatgatgacgatgaagatgatgataatgaagaCGGAAAAAAGGACAGACCAGCCCTCGAGAATGAGCTCTTCCTGATGGTCACTCAGCTGCAATGGGAGGACGATATTATCTGGAATGGGGAGGAAGTAAAACACAAGGGCACCAAGACGCAGCGAGCCAGCCTGGCAGGGTGGCTGCCCTCCAGCATGACCCGCAATGCCAATGCTTACAACGCACAGCAGG GTCTGACAAGAAGTAATTCCCAGTTGGTGCCACCTACGCCTCCACCCATGCCTAAAGCTTCTTCAATCTCTGGTTCTAAGcgggaaaaaaacagccatgaTAATCAag CCTCTCAAGAAGAAGATTCTCCCTGGTTCTCCATTTTCCCCATCGACAGCGAGGAGTTGGTGTATGGGCGCTGGGAGGATAACATTATCTGGGATGACCAGGAGATGGATCGCATGCTCATGCCACCCGTTCTTACACTGGAtccaaatgatgaaaatatcaTCCTAG AAATTCCTAATGAAAAGGAAGAGATGACCTCCCACTCCCCATCAAAGGAGAATAAGAAGGAAACTGCAATCAAAAAGAGCCGCATCCTGCTGGGAAAGACCGGTGTGATAAAAGATGAGCCACAGCAG AACATGTCGCAGCCTGAAATGAAGGACCCCTGGAACCTCTCCAATGATGAGTTCTACTATCCTAAACAGCAGGGCCTGAGGGGAACCTTTGGTGGCAACATCATTCAG CACTCCATCCCAGCGCTGGAGCTGAGGCAGCCTTTCTTCCCCACTCACATGGGCCCCATGAAGCTCCGGCAGTTTCATCGTTCGGCGCTGAAGAAATACTCATTTGGAGCTTTGGCTCAGCCCGGTCCTCATGCTGTCCAGCCGCTGCTCAAGCACATTAAGAAGAAGGCCAAg ATGCGGGAGCAGGAGCGGCAGgcatcaggaggaggagacatgtTCTTCATGCGAACCCCACAGGACTTGACAGGCAAAGATGGAGATCTGATCCTGGCAGAGTACAGTGAGGAATATCCTCCTCTCATCATGCAAGTCGGCATGGCCACAAAGATCAAAAACTACTACAAAAGG AAACCTGGAAAAGATCCTGGAGCACCCGACTGCAAATATGGAGAGACTGTGTACTGCCACACATCCCCTTTCCTGGGCTCTCTGCATCCTGGGCAGCTGCTTCAG GCATTTGAAAACAACCTTTTCCGTGCTCCAATCTACCTGCACAAGATGCCAGAGACAGATTTCTTGGTGCTTCGAACTCGGCATGGCTACTACATTAGAGAGCTTGTGGACATTATTGTAGTCGGTCAGGAGTGCCCCTTATTTGAGGTCCCAGGGCCCAATTCCAAACGAGCCAATACTCACATCAGGGACTTCCTACAG GTGTTCATTTACCGCCTGTTCTGGAAGAGCAAGGACCGTCCCCGGAGAATCCGCATGGAGGATATAAAGAAAGCTTTTCCCTCGCACTCGGAGAGCAGCATCAGGAAACGACTAAAACTCTGTGCTGACTTCAAACGTACAG GAATGGACTCTAACTGGTGGGTGCTGAAGCCTGACTTCAGATTGCCTACAGAGGAGGAGATCAGGGCCATGGTGTCTCCGGAGCAGTGCTGTGCTTACTATAGCATGCTGGTGGCAGAGCAGAGACTCAAG GATGCTGGATATGGTGAGAAATCCTTCTTTGCTCCAGAGGAGGAGAACGAAGAGGACTTTCAAATGAAGATTGATGATGAG GTCCGGACAGCTCCTTGGAACACAACAAGAGCCTTCATTTCTGCCATGAAGGGGAAGTGCCTGTTGGAGGTCACAGGTGTGGCTGATCCGACGGGCTGTGGAGAGGGTTTCTCCTACGTCAAAGTGCCCAACAAGCCCACTCAACAGAAG GATGACAAAGAGCCACAGCCTGCCAAGAAGACAGTGACAGGGACAGACGCTGACCTGAGGAGACTCTCACTGAAGAATGCCAAGCAACTGCTGCGAAAGTTTGGTGTTCCAGAGGAAGAG ATCAAGAAGCTCTCGCGTTGGGAGGTGATTGACGTGGTGAGAACCATGTCCACAGAGCAAGCGCGTTCAGGGGAGGGACCCATGAGCAAGTTTGCCAGAGGCTCCCGTTTCTCCGTTGCTGAACACCAGGAGCGATACAAGGAAGAGTGCCAGAGGATCTTTGACCTACAGAACAA GGTGTTAGAGTCGACAGAGGTGCTCTCCACAGACACCgacagcagctcagcagagGACAGCGACTTTGAGGAGATGGGGAAGAACATTGAGAACATGCTGCAAAACAAGAAGACCAGCTCCCAGCTTTCCCGCgagagggaggagcaggagaggaaggagcTACAGAGGATGCTGATGGGCGAGGAGAGCGACCGTGACAATAAGGGACGCAAGGGACGCAAAGGCTTGT CCAGCTCGCTATCCACTAGCTCCCATAAGGACGATGACACGTCATCCGTCACGAGTCTAAACTCCTCAGCCACGGGACGGCGACTCAAGATCTACCGCACCTTCAGGGATGAGGACGGCAAGGAATATGTCCGCTGCGAGACAGTACGCAAAGCTGCAGTCATTGACGCCTACACCAGGATTAGAACCACCAAAGATGATGAATTTAT ACGAAAGTTTGCCCTCTTCgatgagcagcacagagaggagatgaggaaggaGCGCCGGCGTATTcaggagcagctgaggaggCTGAAGAGAAACCAAGAGAAGGACAAGATCAAGGGACCCCCAGAGAAGAAGGCCAAGAAGGTCAAAGAGAGACCAGACCTCAAG CTAAAGTGCGGTGCATGTGGAGCCATCGGACACATGAGGACCAACAAGTTCTGCCCGCTGTACTACCAAACCAACGCCCCGCCTTCTAACCCAGTTGCCATGacggaggagcaggaggaggagctggaaaagacCGTCATCCACAACGACAACGAGGAACTCATCAAGGTGGAGGGCACCAAGATCGTGCTGGGCAAACAGCTCATTGAAAG TGCTGATGAGGTGCGCAGAAAGTCTTTAGTGCTCAAGTTCCCCAAGCAACAGCTCccaccaaagaagaagagacgCGTAGGCAGCGCTGTGCACTGTGACTATCTCAAT AAACCGCACAAGGCCATCCACCGCAGACGCACTGACCCCATGGTGACCTTGTCATCTGTGCTAGAGAGCATCATCAATGACATGCGGGATCACCCCAAT ACATATCCGTTCCACACACCAGTCAATGCCAAGGTTGTGAAGGACTACTATAAGATCATCACGCGGCCCATGGACCTGCAGACGCTGAGGGAGAACGTACGTAAGCGCTTGTACCCATCAAGAGAGGAGTTCCGTGAAGCAGTGGAAGTTATCTTCAAAAACAGCGCCACCTACAATG GGGCAAAACATCCCATAACCCAGGTAGCTCAGTCCATGCTGGACCTGTGCGATGCTAAACTGAAAGAG aaGGAGGACAGGCTGGTGAGGCTGGAGAAAGCCATCAACCCCTTGCTGGATGATGACGATCAGGTGGCCTTCTCCTTCATCCTGGACAACATTGTGACGCAGAAAATGATGGTGGTTCCCGAT TCATGGCCGTTTCACCATCCTGTCAACAAAAAATTTGTGCCAGATTATTATAAGGTGATCATAAACCCCATGGATCTGGAGAGCATCCGCAAG AACATCTCCAAACACAAATATCAGAACCGAGATGCGTTCCTTTCAGATGTCAGCCTCATCCACACCAACAGTATCAAGTATAACG GCCCAGACAGTCCTTACACCAAGACAGCCCTGGACATTGTCAATGTGTGCAAGCAAACTTTGTCTGAG TATGATGAGCACTTGACCCAGTTGGAGAAGGACATCTCTACTGCTAAAGAGGCAGCGCTCGATGCAGCGGACTTGGAGTGTCTGGACCCGATGACGCCTGGGCCGTACACGCCGCAG CCTGCTGATCTGTTTGACAGCGGGGCTTCAGGGAGTCTGCCCAGAGAGACCAGCAGCCTTTTCTCTGAGGGACCTCTAGTGGTTGCTCCAGAGAAGAGAGGGGGGCAG GGACATCGCCACAGTAGAAGACCTGGGGAGGAAGAGTCAGATGTGGACATTGAAGGCTTTGAGGAGGAAGATGACGGCAAACCCAagactcctgctcct GCAGAGGACGCAGACGGAGATCTAGAGGacgaagatgatgaagaggacaTGTTGCTGCCACCTCGCAGACGGGTGCACGAccaggacgaagaggaggaggacgacgacgaGGAGGACGGAAGATCTAACCGCCCAGCCCAAGCAAGCGTGCTGTACCAGGACCTCCTCATGTCTGACGGAGAGGATGACGCCAGCGAGGAGGAGGGCGACAACCCTTTCTCCT CCATACAGCTGTCGGAGAGCGGCAGCGACTCTGACAGAGAGTTGGATGTGCGACCTGCGCCTCCACGGAGAACTCAAGAGACGGCGCGCATGGGCATGGAGCAGGACGAGAGCATGATGTCATATGAAGGGGACGGGCCTGATGAGCCTCACATGGAAGACAGCAATGTCAG TTACGGCAGCtatgaggagacagagagccGGAGTCAGATGCAGCACTCTAGCATGGGAAACGGAGAAGACTACGGcatcagtgaggaggaggaggaagacgaagaagaTGAAGCACGGAGGAGAGGCCCGGCTGTGCTCTCCCAGGTCCAGCTCAGTGAAGACGAGGAGAGCGAAGAGTTCAGATCTATAGGGGGAGACAGCGACATTGACTCTGACAACTAG